In Canis lupus familiaris isolate Mischka breed German Shepherd chromosome 5, alternate assembly UU_Cfam_GSD_1.0, whole genome shotgun sequence, a genomic segment contains:
- the SLC22A31 gene encoding LOW QUALITY PROTEIN: putative solute carrier family 22 member 31 isoform X4 (The sequence of the model RefSeq protein was modified relative to this genomic sequence to represent the inferred CDS: deleted 2 bases in 2 codons) encodes MPQFPRLQRGLDLSSPGSLTFWELQQGEGGPPQPTGDWRPPQWNLVCEDGWKVPLEQMSHLLGWLLGCVLLGTGCDWFGRRPVFVASLVLATGLGVSEALAASFPALLALRLLHGGALAGFFLALYVARLELCDPPNRLVFSAAAGLFSVLGTLLLPGLALLAQDWRLLQGLSALVTGLLLLFWGFPALFPESPCWLLATGQPARARRILWHLAEAGDPEDSPEEESSLATATELDMLGAGSPQPQYHSILELWHTCVAWRDGLILGFSSLICGGIRASFLHSLTPREPAFYQPYFLGAGLEAVATLLLLLMGDRWGRRPVLLLGTLVMGLASLLLLAGTQYLPGWTVVSLSVLGLLASQAMSALSSLLAAEVLPTVIRGARLGLVLGAGFLGQAAAPLADLHGRRGFFLHHVVFASFAVLALLCILLLPESQGHPLPASLQDADRLSLLHGGHPCRAPLDHLPLLPASHQLAGTPRDQEG; translated from the exons ATGCCTCAGTTCCCCCGTCTCCAGAGAGGACTTGACCTATCCAGCCCTGGTAGCCTGACATTCTGGGAACTGCAGCAAGGGGAGGGTGGTCCTCCTCAGCCAACAGGTGACTGGCGTCCCCCACAGTGGAACCTCGTGTGTGAGGATGGCTGGAAGGTACCCCTGGAGCAGATGAGCCACCTCCTAGGCTGGCTGCTGGGCTGCGTCCTGCTGGGCACGGGCTGTGACTG gTTTGGACGTCGGCCTGTGTTCGTGGCCTCCCTGGTGCTGGCCACGGGCCTGGGGGTCAGTGAGGCCCTGGCTGCCAGCTTTCCTGCCCTGCTGGCTCTGAGGCTGCTGCACGGGGGGGCCTTGGCAGGCTTTTTC CTTGCCCTCTACGTGGCTC GCTTGGAGCTGTGTGAC CCCCCCAACCGCCTGGTATTCTCCGCGGCAGCTGGCCTCTTCTCGGTGCTGGGCACTCTGCTGCTGCCGGGCCTAGCCCTGCTCGCACAGGACTGGCGCCTTCTGCAGGGGCTGAGCGCCCTGGTAACAGGACTCTTGCTGCTCTTTTGGGG GTTCCCAGCCCTGTTCCCTGAGTCtccctgctggctgctggccaCAGGACAGCCAGCCCGAGCCAGGAGGATCCTGTGGCATTTGGCAGAAGCTGGGGACCCCGAGGACAGCCCGGAGGAGGAGAGCTCCCTGGCTACAG CCACAGAACTGGACATGCTGGGTGCAGGGAGCCCTCAGCCCCAGTACCACTCCATCCTGGAGCTCTGGCACACCTGTGTCGCCTGGAGAGATGGACTCATCCTGGGCTTCAGTTC gCTGATCTGTGGGGGCATCAGAGCCAGCTTCCTGCACAGCCTGACCCCGAGGGAGCCCGCCTTCTACCAGCCCTACTTCCTGGGCGCTGGCCTGGAGGCTGTAGCCACCTTGTTGCTGCTGCTCATGGGGGACCGCTGGGGGCGACGCCCGGTCCTATTGCTGGGCACCCTGGTCATGGGCCTGGCATCCCTGCTGCTCCTTGCTGGGACCCAGT ACTTGCCAGGCTGGACTGTGGTGTCCCTCTCTGTcctgggcctcctggcctcccagGCCATGTCTGCACTCAGTAGCCTCTTAGCGGCAGAGGTGCTCCCCACCGTCATCAG gggggccaggctgggcctcGTGCTGGGGGCTGGCTTCCTGGGCCAGGCAGCTGCCCCCCTGGCCGACCTGCACGGCCGGCGCGGCTTCTTCCTGCACCACGTAGTCTTTGCGTCCTTTGCCGTCCTCGCCCTGCTGTGCATCCTGCTGCTGCCTGAGAGCCAGGGCCACCCACTGCCTGCGTCACTGCAGGACGCTGACCGCCTGTCCCTGCTCCACGGGGGCCACCCCTGCCGGGCCCCCCTGGACCACCTGCCACTGCTGCCAGCCTCCCACCAGCTGGCAGGGACGCCACGGGACCAGGAGGGCTGA